One genomic window of Solea solea chromosome 12, fSolSol10.1, whole genome shotgun sequence includes the following:
- the pidd1 gene encoding p53-induced death domain-containing protein 1: protein MDRSRAKGTVPDEEDGEQADGSEDEEVEMPTSHAGVPETSVDTLVVSFCTELHQDQDKLKKKTELGDVIAEGRMEVLGPEMEETSPAPSVSPISLMDTCAPSISSLSSASYLSSNHHRNNVSSSSSSSSVLSLTPPLPPSVELSAVLTDTRLSLDVYLGGAAALSLLWTSIPEQLSSLQYLRLGSEDKAGLDGALDVLPHLTELRSLAIRGHCFYDRGDPLPGLLTTLPRDFSSLSHLVHLDLSFNQLTCLPSSLLSISTLTSLLLCHNRLTALPPDIGLFPSLSYLSLLGNELVSLPASVGQLKALHTLDVSHNCLQHLPDEIGSLVELVKLELSYNKLKQLPETMGSLLSLRELVIYSNELRLIPDCLNELPRLKIDKRDNPLGQPRTPPPLSPTPDRPETSIPELHLGFNQHSFCVSSAGCHVFLPGGAELLFPPGCVVTTTRLEWIEKRPERKWVWLEEHDILLSRPLELRPHGIKFLMPVEVCVPYHRTKRKEVVVRKFDGHSWITLPTNLRRGSESHSSHPGGHLARLACCSVSQFSWFMAVSRLVKDTCSVTPTGALLVSSSDPGVKLHFPPDCTVQTRTINLQVLEVSVSEVQTLCGDPQARVSPLLCLSQSPNTHFLQPVKVQIPLPPGVTGHTVDMTCLHLLHGDPTAQTWTDITTQVSLHITHVYAIFYITHFSWYWLWYTTRCYVSGVARKVYQRLKQFKVQFLVLQRKTDPSQVLLQCLPVNKVEGRIQSLSEQYDGPQPSELCDLLEGEQFFAGFERGLDISTDRPDCVQGRLCFMFYSSLKNLKEVYICPTEGQKGPVRGQVSFYRGEIPSHLPEEVVRKRKGNDSQWLATLPLRLPALNLDNSYCTEELQHPPLNLGDPESGYLTEANLLSISLQIGQDWRVIGMNLGLSYQELDRIQYKHRDNLAALVLDMLFHWARGQSNTGPGVVSKLVAAMMESGRRDIADEIEDIVSIGRRKYSQSLRRLGLEAESSSLEENSAAAEP from the exons ATGGACAGAAGCAGAGCTAAAGGAACAGTCCCTGATGAAGAGGATGGAGAACAGGCAGACGGGTCCGAGGATGAAGAGGTGGAAATGCCAACATCCCATGCTGGAGTGCCAGAGACTTCTGTGGACACTTTGGTTGTGAGTTTCTGTACAGAACTTCATCAGGATCAGGACAAACTAAAGAAGAAGACTGAACTAGGTGATGTGATAGCTGAAGGCAGAATGGAGGTCCTGGgtccagagatggaggagaccTCACCTGCTCCATCTGTGTCTCCCATCAGCCTCATGGACACCTGTGCGCCCTCCATATCCAgcctctcctctgcctcatACTTATCTTCCAACCACCATCGTAACAATGTTTCCTCATCTTCgtcctcttcttctgtcttATCCCTAACTCCTCCCTTGCCTCCCTCTGTGGAGCTCTCAGCTGTGTTGACTGACACCAGGCTGTCCCTGGATGTGTACCTGGGAGGAGCAGCTGCACTGTCCCTGCTGTGGACATCCATCCCAGAGCAGCTGAGCAGCCTCCAGTACCTGAGACTGGGCTCTGAAGATAAAGCAGGGCTGGACGGTGCCCTGGATGTTCTGCCTCATCTGACAGAGCTGCGCTCACTGGCTATAAGGG GACACTGCTTTTACGACAGAGGTGATCCTCTGCCTGGCTTACTCACCACTTTGCCCAGAGATTTTTCCTCCCTTTCTCATCTCGTGCACCTGGATCTCTCCTTCAACCAGCTCACCTGTCTGCCATCCTCCCTGCTCAGCATTTCCACGCTGACATCCTTGCTCCTCTGTCACAACCGCCTCACAGCTCTGCCTCCTGATATAGGCCTGTTCCCCTCTCTCAGCTACCTCTCCCTCCTGGGAAATGAGCTTGTTTCTCTGCCTGCAAGTGTGGGTCAGCTGAAAGCACTTCACACTCTGGATGTTTCACATAATTGCCTCCAGCATCTACCGGATGAAATCGGTTCCCTGGTGGAGCTTGTTAAGCTAGAACTGTCCTACAACAAGTTGAAACAGCTGCCAGAGACCATGG GTTCTCTCCTTTCGCTCAGAGAGCTTGTTATCTACAGCAATGAACTCCGTCTGATCCCAGACTGCCTAAACGAACTGCCTCGGCTGAAAATCGATAAGCGTGACAATCCTTTGGGACAACCGCGAACCCCTCCACCTTTGTCTCCTACACCTG ATCGACCTGAAACATCAATCCCAGAGTTGCACCTTGGATTTAATCAACACAG TTTCTGTGTATCGTCTGCTGGATGTCATGTGTTTCTCCCAGGGGGGGCTGAGCTGCTGTTCCCCCCAGGCTGTGTGGTGACAACCACAAGACTGGAATGGATTGAGAAAAGGCCAGAGAGAAAGTGGGTGTGGTTGGAGGAGCATGACATCCTACTGAGTCGTCCTCTTGAGCTTCGGCCACATGGAATCAAATTTCTTATG CCTGTGGAGGTTTGTGTGCCATACCAtcgaacaaaaagaaaagaggtggTTGTGCGCAAGTTTGATGGACATTCATGGATCACTCTGCCCACTAATCTCAGGAGGGGGAGCGAGAGCCATAGCAGTCACCCTGGAGGTCATCTCGCCagg CTGGCGTGCTGCTCCGTAAGCCAGTTCTCCTGGTTTATGGCAGTATCCCGTCTCGTGAAGGACACTTGCTCAGTTACACCTACTGGAGCCCTGCTGGTTTCCAGCTCTGACCCTGGAGTCAAGCTCCATTTTCCTCCAGACTGCACAGTGCAGACACGCACCATAAATTTACAG GTGCTGGAGGTGTCTGTGTCAGAGGTACAAACACTGTGTGGTGATCCTCAGGCCAGAGTCAgccctctcctctgcctctcccAGTCTCCCAACACACATTTCCTGCAGCCTGTCAAAGTCCAGATTCCTTTGCCACCTGGAGTCACAG GCCATACAGTTGATATGACCTGTTTGCATCTGCTTCATGGAGACCCCACTGCCCAAACCTGGACTGACATCACAACACAGGTGTCACTCCACATCACCCATGTGTATGCCATTTTCTATATAACACATTTCTCCTG GTACTGGCTGTGGTACACCACTCGGTGCTATGTTAGTGGGGTGGCCAGGAAGGTCTATCAAAGACTGAAGCAGTTTAAAGTCCAGTTTCTTGTCCTCCAGCGGAAAACTGACCCTTCACAGGTTTTGCTGCAGTGTTTACCTGTTAACAAG GTGGAAGGCAGAATACAGTCTTTGTCAGAGCAGTATGATGGACCTCAGCCTTCAGAACTCTGTGACTTACTCGAAGGAGAACAGTTCTTTGCCGGCTTTGAAAGGGGCCTAGACATCAGCACAG ACAGACCAGACTGTGTGCAGGGACGactttgtttcatgttttactCCAGTCTGAAGAACCTGAAGGAAGTGTACATCTGTCCAACAGAAGGACAGAAGGGACCAGTGAGGGGACAA GTATCATTTTATAGAGGGGAGATTCCCAGCCACCTGCCAGAGGAAGTGGTGCgaaagaggaaaggaaatgatAGCCAGTGGCTTGCAACTTTACCACTAAGACTTCCT GCCTTAAACTTGGACAATAGCTACTGCACCGAAGAGCTCCAGCATCCTCCTCTGAACCTGGGTGACCCGGAGAGCGGCTATCTGACAGAAGCCAACCTGCTGTCAATTTCTCTTCAGATAGGACAGGACTGGCGTGTTATTGGCATGAACCTTGGCTTAAGCTACCAGGAGTTGGACCGCATTCAGTATAAGCACAG GGACAACCTGGCAGCGTTGGTGCTGGACATGCTGTTCCACTGGGCTCGGGGACAAAGTAATACGGGACCTGGGGTAGTATCAAAGCTGGTGGCCGCTATGATGGAGAGTGGCAGGAGAGACATTGCGGATGAGATTGAGGATATAGTCAGTATAGGACGGAGAAAGTACTCGCAGTCTCTGCGGAGACTGGGCCTGGAAGCAGAGAGCTCATCCCTCGAAGAAAACTCGGCAGCAGCTGAGCCGTAG
- the pnpla2 gene encoding patatin-like phospholipase domain-containing protein 2, with the protein MFPLDSPWNISFAGCGFLGIYHVGVASCLLEQAPFLVHHARHIYGASAGALTATALVTGVCLGEAGASIIDVSKEARKRFLGPMHPSFNLVKIVRHMLRRTLPADCHQRASGRLGISLTRVADGENVLVSHYNNKEELVQACVCSAYIPVYCGFIPPTLQGVRYVDGGISDNLPQYELKNTITVSPFCGESDICPRDTSTNIHELRFTNTSIQFTLSNLYRISRALFPPDPMVMKSMCKQGYKDALHFLKKNGLVNFNGPLRDRALLGSREENDLKEEKEADDTSDKEEDETSSSSSVEDHFFDRLPPTLHKALVEACMERRSLMESLSNLLPVRMASAMMLPYTLPLESALSLTVRLLEWLPDVQDDVGWIREQLLKVLQHLLRQASQSISQNVFVEMKWFSCQLELRRNQSLPSSFSSTSLFPTWVNRRSPSVQNILTYLDQYRNQLTSGVLCINTDLQSFLTNSSMLTCKSSPMLSTEGRTMQGGRFSVPLAAADAEDVISF; encoded by the exons ATGTTTCCGTTAGACTCGCCGTGGAACATCTCCTTTGCGGGATGCGGCTTCCTGGGGATCTACCACGTCGGTGTGGCCAGCTGTCTGCTGGAGCAGGCTCCCTTTCTGGTGCACCATGCCAGGCACATCTACGGAGCATCAGCTGGAGCTCTTACTGCCACTGCTTTGGTCACCGGAGTCTGTCTCG GAGAGGCTGGTGCCAGCATCATCGATGTTTCCAAGGAGGCAAGAAAGAGATTCCTTGGACCCATGCATCCCTCCTTCAATCTGGTGAAGATTGTGCGTCACATGCTGCGCCGCACTCTGCCGGCTGATTGTCACCAACGGGCCAGTGGGAGGTTAGGGATCTCTCTCACTCGTGTGGCAGATGGAGAAAATGTCCTGGTATCTCATTACAACAACAAGGAGGAGCTAGTACAG GCGTGTGTCTGCAGTGCCTACATCCCGGTGTATTGTGGCTTTATACCTCCTACTTTGCAAGGAGTG CGGTATGTCGATGGAGGGATCTCGGACAACCTGCCTCAGTATGAGCTGAAGAACACCATCACTGTGTCCCCTTTCTGCGGAGAGAGCGACATCTGTCCCCGAGACACTTCGACCAACATACACGAGCTGCGATTCACCAACACGAGCATCCAGTTCACTCTCTCAAACCTCTACAGAATCTCCAGAGCACTGTTCCCCCCAGATCCAATG GTTATGAAGTCCATGTGTAAACAAGGATACAAAGATGCTCTGCACTTTTTGAAGAAAAACG GTTTAGTTAATTTCAATGGACCCCTCAGAGACAGAGCTCTGCTTGGTAGTAGagaagaaaatgatttaaaagaggagaaggaagcaGACGACACAAGTGACAAAGAGGAAGACGAGACCAGTTCCAGTTCCTCCGTAGAGGATCATTTCTTTGACCGCCTCCCACCAACCCTGCACAAAG CTCTGGTTGAGGCCTGCATGGAGAGGAGAAGCCTAATGGAGTCGCTAAGCAACCTGCTTCCCGTTAGGATGGCCTCAGCCATGATGCTCCCCTACACTCTCCCTCTGGAGTCTGCTCTGTCCTTGACTGTCAG ACTTCTGGAGTGGCTGCCAGACGTTCAAGATGATGTCGGATGGATTCGAGAGCAGCTATTGAAAGTCCTGCAACATCTTCTTCGCCAGGCTTCCCAAAGCATTTCTCAGAACGTCTTTGTTGAGATGAAATG gttTTCCTGTCAGTTGGAGCTGCGACGTAACCAATCCCTTCCATCCAGCTTTAGCTCCACCAGCCTGTTTCCCACCTGGGTGAATAGGAGAAGTCCTTCTGTCCAGAATATCCTCACGTATCTCGACCAGTACAGGAACCAGCTGACGTCAGGAGTTCTGTGTATAAACACGGACCTGCAAAGCTTCTTGACAAACAGTTCGATGTTAACATGTAAGAGTTCTCCCATGCTCTCCACAGAGGGCCGCACAATGCAAGGAGGTCGTTTCAGTGTCCcacttgctgctgctgacgcAGAAGATGTCATCAGCTTTTAA